From the genome of Aerococcus sanguinicola:
CAGCGCCGAAGAATTCGTCACCCTGCGTTAATTCAAGCCCTAAATATCTGACAGATGGATCCCGAGCCCCACGCTCGGGGTCTTTTTTTGTGGGGGTGGGTGGTGGTACCCACAAACGAAGTGCTCAATTGTGTATAAAATTTGTTTAACCCACAAATGAAGTGTCCAATTGTGGGTAAAATCTGTTTAACCCACAATTGAAACCCTCGAGTGTGGATAGAATATGTTCCATCCACAATTGCAGTATTTGATTGTGGGTTAGAGAGAATTAACCCACAATCAGAAGGATCTAGTGTAGGTTGATGATAGTTTTACTTAAACACGAAATCATTAAAGCAAACCTAATATATCAGGCAAGTATAAAATTTTTAAATTGAGTATCCAATCTAGTATCTATTAAGAACTCTATTGTTCGATTGTTTGTGGAGAGTAAGGGTTTTGAAATTGCTTTGGATTTTTCCCTTTTAGATAGGTGAAATGGCGTTGGAGAATTTGATGGATTTTGTAATAGCTCACTTTACCACAAGCAAAATCTTGAATAGCTGTACCATTCAATGTTCGATTTGGAAAAAGAAGGGCGTAATCATTGATGAGCTCTAAGACAGCTTCATCCTTAGAGAGAGTATGACCGCAGGAACATGCAAGATAATAACGAAAAATATTGAGCTTGTTACCACAGATACTGCAATGAAAACCTGGGTAAAACTTCTGAAAATCTTCTAATTCATTTGAGAATGGAGGACATTTTATTTCTTCTAATAAATAGCAAAGAGAATTTATTTCCGGGTTGAACTTTTCTTGGCTTAAGGATTGAAAATAATCTCGAGCTTGGTGGGGGAGCAGCACATTCTTAGTTACCGAATCATCCAAATCAGGATAGTTATAGGGATTGGCAAAATATATTTTGGCCTCTAGATTGATTGATAATTGATGCTCTGCTAATAAGTTTTCCATGAAGAGCTGGGATTTGAGTAACTGTTGGCAAATATCGCGCTCTCCGGGATAGTTGTTAAAGCTCCAGCGGCGGTCTCGGCAGCTGACTTGAGCGCGGTAATTTTTCACTTCGATTAAACAAAGGCTTGAAGGAAATACCAGGAGCGAATCGATCTCAATATAAGCATCTTGGTATTGCCAGTTGCGATAATGAGCGAGGGGGTGGACATCTATTTGCTCCAACATGTGGTCGAAAGCTAATTCCCCCTCAAAACCTCGTTCGAAATGGTCCAGTTTTTTATGGCCTTCAGGTGTTAGTTGTTGATATTTCTTTAAAGTGCGAAAATACTGTAGCGTCAAGGATTCTTTTCTAGTCATTTTTATCCCTCCTATTAGATATATACACGGTTAATGTGGTTATTCATTAACTGATTTTTATTTTTTATAAATAATAGATTTGGATAAATGGATTGGCGGGTAAAGCCACAAATGAGGAGGGTAAGTGTGTGTTGGAATACTCTAATCCACAACAAAAGACTTCGAGTGTGGATTGGATAAGACTAGCCCCCAACGGAAGTTCTTGAGTGTGGGTTGAATTGATTTAACCCACAATAGAATATCCCGATTGTGGCTTGCGCTCTCCCAGCCCACAATCTCAGGTCTCGAGTCAATCTTGCATCAAACTCACTCTCCCCAAAAAGCCATTTCTGTATTTTCTGACCAAGCGAAGCAAGTTTTTTCAAAGAATT
Proteins encoded in this window:
- a CDS encoding nuclease-related domain-containing protein, which codes for MTRKESLTLQYFRTLKKYQQLTPEGHKKLDHFERGFEGELAFDHMLEQIDVHPLAHYRNWQYQDAYIEIDSLLVFPSSLCLIEVKNYRAQVSCRDRRWSFNNYPGERDICQQLLKSQLFMENLLAEHQLSINLEAKIYFANPYNYPDLDDSVTKNVLLPHQARDYFQSLSQEKFNPEINSLCYLLEEIKCPPFSNELEDFQKFYPGFHCSICGNKLNIFRYYLACSCGHTLSKDEAVLELINDYALLFPNRTLNGTAIQDFACGKVSYYKIHQILQRHFTYLKGKNPKQFQNPYSPQTIEQ